A genomic region of Thunnus maccoyii chromosome 13, fThuMac1.1, whole genome shotgun sequence contains the following coding sequences:
- the LOC121910607 gene encoding serine/threonine-protein kinase pim-1-like isoform X1, whose product MASKSWPRFTSPCFLDSSRHLGRHTDSSIFRLEGSTLDEQTESIKRKHGSKERLQRASKRSRTSQSPSQERRQSPHLSSTSDKPSTSAAATTDPTIRKVLPVGNTSITESNDLPVLDAADVSKKSSKCKVTCEKAEEQPKKRSRKTPSLQEGPSHTSKSTCHTDNRAEFKAKYEEKELLGEGGYALVFAGFHRNNNLPVAIKHIPQEDVVRIPLRLNEKMSNVPLEVALLIAVGAGTDSTASTITPVLLDWFDLDEELIMVLERPVPCMDLIDYFEQRDSYMEEQEAQALQRQLVNAALEMHSKGVFHRDIKLDNILIETGSDVPRVRFIDFGYGTMQIEEEHTVEQGTEVYSSPEWFEHHRYTAGPTTVWQLGVVLYGLLHKRLPFTCPHEIICCNPPIRVDLSDDCKDFLQRCLAKRPQDRPTLESLPNHPWLR is encoded by the exons ATGGCGTCTAAATCTTGGCCAAGATTTACTAGTCCATGCTTCCTAGACTCGAGCAGACATCTAG GCCGCCACACTGACTCCAGCATCTTCAGGCTGGAAGGTAGCACATTAGATGAGCAGACAGAGAGCATAAAAAGGAAGCATGGGTCTAAGGAGAGGCTGCAAAGAGCAAGTAAGAGAAGCAGGACAAGCCAAAGTCCATCCCAGGAGCGCAGACAGTCCCCCCACCTCTCCTCAACCAGTGACAAACCCAGCACCTCTGCTGCAGCAACCACTGACCCAACCATTAGAAAAG TCTTACCTGTAGGAAATACAAGTATAACTGAATCCAATGATCTCCCAGTGTTGGATGCTGCTGACGTGTCAAAGAAGAGCAGTAAGTGTAAAGTGACCTGTGAAAAGGCTGAGGAGCAGCCAAAGAAGAGAAGTAGAAAAACTCCAAGTCTGCAAGAGGGCCCCAGCCACACATCAAAAAGCACTTGCCACACTGACAACAGAG CTGAATTTAAGGCCAAATATGAGGAAAAGGAACTGCTGGGTGAAGGAGGCTATGCTTTGGTCTTTGCAGGATTTCACAGAAACAACAATCTGCCT GTAGCTATAAAACATATTCCACAGGAGGATGTTGTGCGCATTCCATTG CGTCTGAATGAGAAGATGAGCAACGTTCCTCTGGAGGTGGCATTGCTAATAGCAGTAGGAGCTGGTACAGACTCAACAGCCAGCACTATAACCCCAGTCCTGCTGGACTGGTTCGACCTGGACGAGGAATTAATTATGGTTCTGGAGAGACCCGTCCCCTGCATGGACTTAATTGATTACTTTGAACAAAGGGATTCCTACATGGAGGAGCAAGAGGCTCAA GCCCTACAGAGACAGCTGGTGAATGCAGCCTTGGAGATGCATTCAAAAGGAGTTTTCCATCGGGACATAAAACTGGACAACATTCTTATTGAAACAGGTTCTGATGTCCCGAGGGTCAGATTCATTGACTTTGGCTATGGCACAATGCAGATAGAAGAAGAGCACACTGTGGAACAAG GGACTGAAGTGTACAGTTCCCCGGAATGGTTTGAGCATCACCGCTACACGGCCGGTCCCACAACAGTGTGGCAGCTGGGGGTGGTGCTATATGGTTTACTGCATAAACGACTCCCCTTCACCTGTCCCCATGAGATTATCTGTTGCAATCCCCCAATTCGAGTTGACCTTTCTGATG ACTGCAAGGACTTTTTGCAGAGGTGTCTGGCCAAGCGCCCACAGGACCGGCCTACCTTGGAGAGTCTTCCAAATCACCCTTGGCTAAGATGA
- the LOC121910607 gene encoding serine/threonine-protein kinase pim-1-like isoform X2 — protein sequence MASKSWPRFTSPCFLDSSRHLGRHTDSSIFRLEGSTLDEQTESIKRKHGSKERLQRASKRSRTSQSPSQERRQSPHLSSTSDKPSTSAAATTDPTIRKVLDAADVSKKSSKCKVTCEKAEEQPKKRSRKTPSLQEGPSHTSKSTCHTDNRAEFKAKYEEKELLGEGGYALVFAGFHRNNNLPVAIKHIPQEDVVRIPLRLNEKMSNVPLEVALLIAVGAGTDSTASTITPVLLDWFDLDEELIMVLERPVPCMDLIDYFEQRDSYMEEQEAQALQRQLVNAALEMHSKGVFHRDIKLDNILIETGSDVPRVRFIDFGYGTMQIEEEHTVEQGTEVYSSPEWFEHHRYTAGPTTVWQLGVVLYGLLHKRLPFTCPHEIICCNPPIRVDLSDDCKDFLQRCLAKRPQDRPTLESLPNHPWLR from the exons ATGGCGTCTAAATCTTGGCCAAGATTTACTAGTCCATGCTTCCTAGACTCGAGCAGACATCTAG GCCGCCACACTGACTCCAGCATCTTCAGGCTGGAAGGTAGCACATTAGATGAGCAGACAGAGAGCATAAAAAGGAAGCATGGGTCTAAGGAGAGGCTGCAAAGAGCAAGTAAGAGAAGCAGGACAAGCCAAAGTCCATCCCAGGAGCGCAGACAGTCCCCCCACCTCTCCTCAACCAGTGACAAACCCAGCACCTCTGCTGCAGCAACCACTGACCCAACCATTAGAAAAG TGTTGGATGCTGCTGACGTGTCAAAGAAGAGCAGTAAGTGTAAAGTGACCTGTGAAAAGGCTGAGGAGCAGCCAAAGAAGAGAAGTAGAAAAACTCCAAGTCTGCAAGAGGGCCCCAGCCACACATCAAAAAGCACTTGCCACACTGACAACAGAG CTGAATTTAAGGCCAAATATGAGGAAAAGGAACTGCTGGGTGAAGGAGGCTATGCTTTGGTCTTTGCAGGATTTCACAGAAACAACAATCTGCCT GTAGCTATAAAACATATTCCACAGGAGGATGTTGTGCGCATTCCATTG CGTCTGAATGAGAAGATGAGCAACGTTCCTCTGGAGGTGGCATTGCTAATAGCAGTAGGAGCTGGTACAGACTCAACAGCCAGCACTATAACCCCAGTCCTGCTGGACTGGTTCGACCTGGACGAGGAATTAATTATGGTTCTGGAGAGACCCGTCCCCTGCATGGACTTAATTGATTACTTTGAACAAAGGGATTCCTACATGGAGGAGCAAGAGGCTCAA GCCCTACAGAGACAGCTGGTGAATGCAGCCTTGGAGATGCATTCAAAAGGAGTTTTCCATCGGGACATAAAACTGGACAACATTCTTATTGAAACAGGTTCTGATGTCCCGAGGGTCAGATTCATTGACTTTGGCTATGGCACAATGCAGATAGAAGAAGAGCACACTGTGGAACAAG GGACTGAAGTGTACAGTTCCCCGGAATGGTTTGAGCATCACCGCTACACGGCCGGTCCCACAACAGTGTGGCAGCTGGGGGTGGTGCTATATGGTTTACTGCATAAACGACTCCCCTTCACCTGTCCCCATGAGATTATCTGTTGCAATCCCCCAATTCGAGTTGACCTTTCTGATG ACTGCAAGGACTTTTTGCAGAGGTGTCTGGCCAAGCGCCCACAGGACCGGCCTACCTTGGAGAGTCTTCCAAATCACCCTTGGCTAAGATGA
- the LOC121910159 gene encoding vasodilator-stimulated phosphoprotein-like codes for MGESSICQVRATVMLYDDATKRWVPAGSDSPSISRVQIYHNPGANSFRVVGRKLQADQQVVINCPIIKGMKYNQATANFHQWRDPRQVWGLNFGSKEDAALFANTMMHALETLNAGPGTGSAQNGPSAQELEEQKRLERQRQEQQERERLERERQASAAASAPPAPPAPPAAPPAPPAPPAPPPPPGPPPSSGSCPPAPPPPPPGGMAPPAPPPPSAGGGGGGGGANDLAAALAGAKLRKTPKDEGGAAAPAPKPASSSGGGGGGGGLMGEMSAILARRRKAADKPAAKNEEPRSEDSDSPVTKSSGPSEINEKPWEKSATIPRPKPTLTNSQRDSSSSLSSCSSPSSNTATTPVSRMKVVKKNSDGAGSDVVDMERIKQEILEEVKNELHKVKEEIIAALVQELQNAQLKCETS; via the exons ATGGG TGAGTCCAGTATCTGCCAGGTGAGGGCGACAGTCATGCTGTATGATGACGCCACGAAGCGCTGGGTGCCAGCGGGATCTGACAGTCCTTCCATCAGCCGTGTCCAGATCTATCACAACCCTGGGGCCAACAGCTTCAGAGTGGTGGGCCGCAAACTGCAGGCTGACCAGCAG GTGGTGATCAACTGTCCCATTATCAAAGGGATGAAGTATAACCAAGCCACAGCAAACTTCCACCAGTGGCGGGACCCCAGACAGGTGTGGGGGCTGAACTTTGGCAGTAAGGAGGACGCTGCACTTTTTGCCAACACGATGATGCATGCTTTAGAGACTCTCAATGCAGGGCCGGGCACAG gCTCGGCTCAGAATGGACCCTCAGCACAGGAACTGGAAGAGCAGAAAAG GCTGGAGCGTCAGAGGCAGgaacagcaggagagagagcgtctagagagagagaggcaggccTCAGCTGCTGCATCTgcccctcctgctcctcctgcccCACCAGCCGCTCCACCAGCCCCACCCGCTCCACCAGCACCCCCACCACCTCCCGGTCCACCCCCTTCCTCAGGATCATGCCCACCggcacctccaccacctcctcctggGGGCATGGCCCCACCTGCACCACCCCCGCCCTCTgctgggggaggaggaggtggtggaggggcAAATGACCTGGCTGCAGCTCTAGCAGGAGCCAAACTGCGTAAAACACCTAAG GATGAGGGAGGAGCAGCAGCCCCAGCCCCCAAACCAGCATCCTCatctggtggaggtggaggaggcggCGGTTTAATGGGAGAAATGAGTGCCATCCTTGCAAGGAG GAGGAAAGCTGCTGATAAGCCTGCTGCAAAAAACGAAGAACCTCGCAGT GAAGATTCTGACTCCCCAGTAACAAAATCCTCAGGACCAAGTG AAATCAATGAAAAGCCCTGGGAAAAATCTGCCACCATACCAAG GCCCAAACCAACCCTAACCAACAGTCAAAGGGACTCCAGCTCAAGTCTCAgctcctgctcctctccctcctctaaCACGGCCACTACCCCAGTGTCCAG GATGAAGGTGGTGAAAAAGAACTCAGATGGTGCAGGAAGTGATGTAGTTGATATGGAACGAATCAAACAG gaaATTCTTGAAGAAGTGAAAAACGAGCTTCACAAAGTGAAGGAGGAGATAATTGCAG CACTGGTCCAGGAGCTACAAAATGCTCAGCTCAAGTGTGAAACATCCTGA